The proteins below are encoded in one region of Alistipes communis:
- a CDS encoding transglycosylase SLT domain-containing protein: MLKKTFLTFVFLTLLTTFYGLNANFGPYGNRTAGSFIGSAERTEIAHTISVYDELIRSVSEEEGYDWRLMSAIAYHESRFSPDIVSKRGAAGLMQIMPAVARQFNVTGDRLLDPETNVRLAAQVLSKIDAGLRFAPGTPDDDRMSIILAAYNGGIGHVNDARRLARSHGENPDSWETVARYLALKALPEYYEQQEVRCGRFTGGSQTRAYVRDVLKRYDRYCRIAAR, from the coding sequence ATGTTAAAAAAGACATTTTTAACGTTCGTGTTCTTAACATTGCTGACTACCTTCTACGGTCTGAACGCCAATTTCGGCCCCTACGGCAACCGCACGGCAGGCAGTTTCATCGGCAGCGCCGAAAGGACGGAGATCGCCCACACCATCTCGGTTTACGACGAACTGATCCGTTCGGTCAGCGAAGAGGAGGGTTACGACTGGCGTCTGATGAGCGCCATCGCCTATCACGAATCGCGTTTCTCGCCCGACATCGTTTCGAAACGGGGCGCCGCCGGACTGATGCAGATCATGCCCGCCGTGGCGCGCCAGTTCAACGTGACGGGCGACCGGCTCCTCGATCCGGAGACCAACGTCCGGCTGGCGGCACAGGTGCTCTCGAAGATCGACGCCGGACTGCGTTTCGCGCCCGGCACGCCGGACGACGACCGGATGAGCATCATCCTGGCCGCATACAACGGCGGCATCGGCCACGTCAACGACGCACGCCGGCTGGCGCGCAGCCACGGCGAGAATCCCGATTCATGGGAGACCGTGGCCCGCTATCTGGCGCTCAAAGCGCTGCCCGAATACTACGAGCAGCAGGAGGTACGCTGCGGCCGGTTCACCGGCGGCAGCCAGACGAGGGCCTACGTCCGCGACGTTCTGAAACGCTACGACCGTTACTGCCGTATCGCAGCACGTTGA
- the rpoN gene encoding RNA polymerase factor sigma-54 gives MAIHQKQVMTLQQKLSPQQIQMIKLLELPTVQLEQRIKQEIEENIVLEEAEQQNEEEEPQQISVDEYLREDDTPAYKMRANNYSKDDKPRQIPLSGGRSLQEYLIEQLGYRNLSEEEMRLAVYLVGSIDEDGYLRRDLESVADDIAFTLGEEVSPERLEAILKVIHDLEPAGIGARNLRECLLLQLSQLPMTTRSRRLARKILTSYFDEFAKKHYEKLISRLQVTEDEFRDAIAEIRHLSPKPANGYSDGGSDAAPYVVPDFILDYHDGRFELSLNSYNVPDVRINRRYVEMMRDMVSSDGRVQEKNREAVQFVKNKIDSAKWFISAIKQRRDTLMRTMQEILDFQQEYFKTGDQSKLRPMILKDIADRTGLDVSTISRVVNSKYVQTQFGIILLKSLFSEAMQTASGGEVSSYEIKNILRSCIDDEDKRRPLTDETLMDILNDKGYCIARRTVAKYREMLGIPVARLRKQI, from the coding sequence ATGGCTATTCATCAGAAACAGGTGATGACGCTTCAGCAGAAGCTCTCCCCGCAGCAGATCCAAATGATTAAATTGCTCGAACTGCCTACCGTGCAGCTCGAACAGCGCATCAAGCAGGAGATCGAGGAGAACATCGTGCTCGAAGAGGCCGAACAGCAGAACGAGGAGGAGGAACCCCAGCAAATATCGGTCGACGAATACCTGCGCGAAGACGACACGCCGGCCTACAAGATGCGGGCCAACAACTATTCGAAAGACGACAAGCCCCGTCAGATTCCCCTGTCGGGCGGCCGTTCGTTGCAGGAGTACCTGATCGAACAGCTCGGCTACCGCAACCTCTCGGAAGAGGAGATGCGGCTGGCGGTCTATCTGGTGGGAAGCATCGACGAAGACGGCTATCTGCGCCGCGATCTGGAATCGGTGGCCGACGACATCGCCTTTACGCTGGGCGAAGAGGTCTCGCCCGAACGGCTGGAAGCGATCTTGAAGGTCATCCACGACCTCGAACCCGCGGGTATCGGTGCGCGCAACCTGCGCGAATGTCTGCTGCTGCAACTCTCGCAACTGCCTATGACGACCCGTTCGCGGCGGCTGGCGCGCAAGATCCTGACCTCCTATTTCGACGAATTCGCAAAAAAACACTACGAGAAGCTGATCTCGCGGTTGCAGGTCACCGAGGACGAGTTCCGCGATGCCATCGCCGAGATCCGCCACCTCTCGCCCAAGCCCGCCAACGGCTACTCCGACGGCGGGTCGGACGCCGCGCCCTACGTGGTGCCCGATTTCATCCTGGACTATCACGACGGCCGTTTCGAACTGTCGCTCAACTCCTACAATGTTCCCGACGTGCGGATCAACCGCCGTTACGTGGAGATGATGCGCGACATGGTGTCGTCCGACGGCCGCGTGCAGGAGAAGAACCGCGAGGCGGTGCAGTTCGTCAAGAACAAGATCGATTCGGCCAAGTGGTTCATCTCGGCGATCAAGCAGCGGCGCGACACGCTGATGCGCACCATGCAGGAGATACTGGATTTCCAGCAGGAGTATTTCAAGACGGGCGACCAGTCGAAGCTCCGCCCGATGATCCTCAAGGATATCGCCGACCGCACGGGACTGGACGTTTCGACCATTTCGCGCGTGGTGAACAGCAAGTACGTGCAGACGCAGTTCGGGATCATCCTCCTGAAATCGCTCTTTTCGGAGGCGATGCAGACCGCATCGGGCGGGGAGGTTTCGAGTTACGAGATCAAGAACATCCTGCGTAGCTGCATCGACGACGAAGACAAGCGCCGTCCGCTGACGGACGAGACACTGATGGATATACTCAACGACAAAGGTTACTGCATCGCGCGCCGCACGGTGGCCAAATACCGCGAAATGCTGGGCATTCCGGTGGCGCGTCTGCGAAAACAGATCTGA
- the asnS gene encoding asparagine--tRNA ligase, translating to MKTLRIVELIKSDAVDCDVTVKGWVRTKRGNKNVAFIALNDGSCVASIQVVVELAKFDDETMRQIATGACIRVDGRLVKSPGEGQGVEVQASSIEIYGTADPATYPLQKKGHSLEFLRDIAYLRPRTNTFGAVLRIRHAMAFAIHKFFNDRGFYYWNSPLITASDCEGAGAMFQVTTLDLNNPPRTEDGRIDYSQDFFGKPCNLTVSGQLEGELGALSLGRIYTFGPTFRAENSNTPRHLSEFWMIEPEMAFYELEDNMELAEEFLKYLIGYALENCREDLEFMCKMWDKELIERLEFVLHNDFKRLDYTEGIEILKVSGRKFEFPCDWGCDLQSEHERYLVEEHFKRPVILVNYPKEIKAFYMKQNDDGRTVRAMDVLFPKIGEIIGGSEREADYGKLCARIKELNMNERELWWYLDTRRWGSAPHSGFGLGFERLLLFVTGMGNIRDVIPFPRTPQHAEF from the coding sequence ATGAAAACACTACGAATCGTAGAATTGATCAAGTCGGATGCGGTCGATTGCGATGTGACCGTCAAGGGGTGGGTGCGTACCAAGCGCGGCAACAAGAACGTCGCCTTCATCGCCCTGAACGACGGTTCGTGCGTGGCGAGCATTCAGGTGGTCGTCGAGCTGGCGAAGTTCGACGACGAGACGATGCGTCAGATCGCCACGGGCGCCTGCATCCGTGTCGACGGCCGGCTCGTGAAGTCGCCCGGCGAGGGCCAGGGCGTCGAGGTGCAGGCCTCTTCGATCGAGATTTACGGCACGGCCGACCCTGCGACCTATCCGTTGCAGAAAAAGGGCCATTCGCTCGAATTCCTGCGCGACATCGCCTACCTGCGTCCGCGTACCAATACGTTCGGCGCGGTGCTGCGCATCCGTCACGCCATGGCCTTCGCCATCCACAAGTTCTTCAACGACCGCGGCTTCTACTACTGGAACTCGCCGCTCATCACGGCCTCCGACTGCGAGGGTGCGGGCGCCATGTTCCAGGTGACGACGCTCGATCTGAACAATCCGCCCCGCACCGAGGACGGGCGGATCGACTATTCGCAGGATTTTTTCGGCAAACCCTGCAACCTGACCGTATCGGGACAGCTCGAAGGCGAGTTGGGCGCGTTGTCGCTGGGGCGCATCTACACCTTCGGCCCCACGTTCCGTGCCGAGAATTCCAACACGCCGCGCCACCTCTCGGAGTTCTGGATGATCGAGCCGGAGATGGCCTTCTACGAGTTGGAGGACAACATGGAGCTGGCCGAGGAGTTCCTCAAATACCTGATCGGCTATGCGTTGGAGAACTGCCGCGAGGATCTGGAATTCATGTGCAAGATGTGGGACAAGGAGCTGATCGAACGGCTGGAATTCGTGCTGCACAACGATTTCAAGCGGCTCGACTACACCGAGGGCATCGAGATTCTGAAAGTTTCGGGCCGCAAGTTCGAGTTCCCGTGCGACTGGGGATGCGACCTGCAATCGGAGCACGAGCGCTACCTGGTGGAGGAGCACTTCAAGCGTCCGGTGATCCTCGTCAACTACCCCAAGGAGATCAAGGCCTTCTACATGAAGCAGAACGACGACGGGCGGACGGTACGCGCAATGGACGTATTATTCCCCAAAATCGGCGAAATCATCGGCGGATCGGAACGCGAAGCCGATTATGGCAAGCTTTGTGCCCGTATCAAGGAGTTGAACATGAACGAACGCGAGTTGTGGTGGTACCTCGACACCCGCCGCTGGGGATCGGCTCCCCACTCCGGTTTCGGACTCGGCTTCGAGCGTCTGCTCCTCTTCGTTACGGGCATGGGCAATATCCGCGACGTGATACCTTTCCCCCGCACCCCGCAGCACGCCGAATTTTAG